The Thermococcus celericrescens genomic interval AGCCGGACAGCTGGGGAACTCCGAGGAGAGTGGAGGGGGAGAGCGTTTTCTCCGCCGACCGCTGGAGCTATCCCTTCACCTACGACAACGTTGACCCGTACAAGAGAAGCGTTCTCATAACCCCCCACGGAAAAGACCCCGTCCTTGTTGGAATCAGGGGAATTGACCGCGGCAGAGTTCTCCAGGTCTTCGAGATGGTCAAGCTCGGGGAGCCGGTCGCTTTTCACCAGCTCTACAAGACCAACCAGAACACCGACGACCACCTCATCCCGAAGAAAATAGTGGAGCTGAAGCTCTACGACAGCGCAGTGGTCAGGGGTAGAGTGGTCGGCCCCTACTGGGAGCGCGGGAGGCACGTTTTCTTCGAGCTGGAGGACGAGACGGGAAGGATTAGGGTTGCCGCCTTCGAGCCGACCAAGAAGTTCCGGAACTGGGTCAGGAAGCTCCTGCCCGGCGACGAAATCATAGCGGCCGGAGGAGTTAAAGAGCACGAGGGCGTTCTAACGCTCAACCTCGAAAAGTTCTATCCGGTCAAGCTCGTCCCGAAGGTGGAGTATCAGAAGCCGCGCTGTCCAAAGTGTGGCGGGACGATGAAGAGCAAGGGAGACTACCTCAAGTGCAAGCGCTGTGGTTTTAAGATGCCGAAGAAGCTTATCCCCGTCGAGGTGCCGCGCGATTTAAAGAAGAGAATCTACGAAGTCCCGCCCGATGCGAGAAAGCACCTCTCGCGGCCGCTTGTGCTGCCGAATGGGGAGGATAAGCTGTTGGAGCTTTTGTGATTGTATGATAAACCAAAAACCCTTTATGCAATCCCGCCAAAAATCCTTTGGTGGTAGTGTGTCCATCATAGAGCAGCTCCGCAGGGACTTCAGGCCCTTCAGGGATGACTGCATGGGGATTCTTCTCTATGGCTCCCATGCCCAGGGAGAAGCGACGGAGCGGAGCGACGTTGATATTTGCCTGGTGAAGCCAAAACCTGGGACTTACGAGAGGGTTCTTGAAGAGCTCGGTGGAAAGTATGATGTTAAGGTCTTTGAGGAGCTGCCACTGTACGTCCAGATCGATGTAATCAAGAACCACAGGGTCATCTATGGAGACGAGCTTGAGCTTTTGGAGTACTTTTACAGGTTCAGAAAGCTCTGGAATGATATGGAGCACCGAATACGGGAGAGCAGGTTTGAAAGCGTGAGGGGAAAAGTCAGGTTGAGGAGGCGTGCCCGCGAGAAGGCAAAGGTAATTAATGGGCATTTTAAATCCAAACATAGCGTTCATAACGTTAAGTTTCCAAAAAAAAATTTTAAACTTTTTAGTAGGCAATGAAAATTGCCAATACTCGCGCTGGGGGCACTATAATTGAGTAAAGCACTCCACAGGGTTCTTCAGGTTGGACTGGCTCACAAGAAATACGTGTTCCTCCTCATAACTTTGGGGGCAGTATCAACCCTCCTATCTGCAGCTGTGCCGTTTTACATCCAAAGCCTCATTGAAAACCTCGGCAAGATGAATACCGATGATATCCTGAAGAATATTGGAATTATACTCCTCCTGTACACCGCATCAACGATCATCTACCTATACTCAGGTTTTGTTAGCAACTTCGCAGAGACGAAAGCTGCCGCATGGCTTAAAAGAAAACTGTTCATCTCAACTCTGCTCTCAGAGAACATCAACCCCGGTGATGCTCTCTCCAGAATTCAATCGGACACGGAAATCGTCGGTAGAATGGGAATGTCTCTAATCCCTGCCATCATTATAGAGGCATTTTCTCTAATCATTGGAGTGACGGTTATCTTTAGACTAAACCCATATCTAGGTGCCGTCACCCTCATAACACTTCCAGTCTACGGTCTCTCCCTTAGAGCGTTCATCCATGGACTTAAGCTGGCCTCTTCAGAAGAGAGAAAGAGATACTCAGAGAGCGTTACCGCATTTAAAGAGGGAATAGACGGTAGGCTTGATATAAAGACCCTCGATGCGTTCGACTATCTTATCAAAAGGGTCTCGGAAAGGCTTGACCGTTGGGTCAATGCATCAAAAAAAGTTGCTTTTTACAGCACGGCCAGCTACGGCCTTCAGTCGTATCTATCAACGATCCTACCACTTCTTGTTCTCCTAAGTGGCGTAGTTTTTGTTAAGAATGGAATGGCCACTCTTTCGTCGGTGATCGCCACGTTTACATATCTCGGCAGAGTCTATTACCCGGTTGAGCGATTTGCATTCTTCTGGAGCAGTTATCACAGAGCCGTTCCCATAATTGAAAGAATATGGGAGTTCATTGAAATCGAACCGTCCCTTGAAAGACCAACGTGTACTCCAGAAGATTGGGGTATTGAATTGCAGGGTGTATCCCTATCCCGCGAAAGAAGTCAGGTTCTAAAGGAAATCTCCGAGAGAATTGCCTTTGGCAAAAACCTCGGCATAGTGGGTCCTTCGGGAGTTGGAAAAACAACGCTAGCCTTGATAATCTCGGGAATAATTAGACCCACCAAGGGCAAAGTTAAGATCGGAAAGTGTCCACCCGAGTCCCTTCTTGGCAGGGAACTTATCTATGTTCCGTCACAGCCGTATCTCTTTGAGGGAACGGTTAGGGAAAACATTGCTCTCGGAAAAAATCTCACAGACAGCGAAATTGTAGAGATCCTAAAAACCGTTGAACTTGAGGAACTAAATCCCGATTTACCTATTGAAGAGGGCGGTAAAAATCTATCGTTAGGCCAGAGACAGAGGATAGCCTTAGCGAGAGCTCTAGCTAGAAATCCTAGGATCATAATACTGGATGAAGCCACTTCGGGTATGGATTCTGAGAGGGAAGCAAGAATCCTCCAAAGGTTGAGAAAAATGGAGATGACCCTTATCACCATATCCCATAGACTCTCAACAATCAGAGAGATGGAAGAGATATGGGTTCTTGAGGAGGGCAGGATATTGTGCAGGGGTAGGCACGAAGAGCTGTTTAAGAGTTGCGAGAAATACCGTGAGCTGTTCAAAGAGCAGGAGAAAAGCAAGAACGCTCTTTACTAACCCCCGCCGTGAGTCACAGACTGGCCTGACTTGCAATGGGGTCCTCTAAGGGCACCATGACTCAATACACCAACCCAAACAGGAACAGCGGGATCCTACCCTTGCCCGTGAGGAGGCCATCGACCGCTATATAGTCAGGTTTCTGGTAGCGACCCTTTGATTCACCGCCTACCTCGATAATCCATTCGCCAATCCTGAAGTCAGCGGTTTTCTCACCCCTCTTCCCCTTGAGGTAGCAGAGACCGAGGTTCCGCAGGTGGTTCACAAAGAACTCCTCGCGCAGGGCACCTTCGTGGGTGTTAAAGCCCTTTCTGGCAAAGAACTCCCTCAGCGGGACGGTGAGGTACAGTTTAGGCTCCTTTCTAGCACTGCCGCAGGGGTGAAAGGCAATCAGGAGGCCGGCCTTTGAAAGGTCTTCCACGAGCCTTATCGCCATGTTCTTGGAGACTTCGAGAGCCCT includes:
- a CDS encoding nucleotidyltransferase domain-containing protein; translated protein: MGILLYGSHAQGEATERSDVDICLVKPKPGTYERVLEELGGKYDVKVFEELPLYVQIDVIKNHRVIYGDELELLEYFYRFRKLWNDMEHRIRESRFESVRGKVRLRRRAREKAKVINGHFKSKHSVHNVKFPKKNFKLFSRQ
- the tiaS gene encoding tRNA(Ile2) 2-agmatinylcytidine synthetase TiaS, whose protein sequence is MLLHIGIDDTDSPNGMCTTYLGALLYRELSRLAEPIDLPRLIRLNPNIPYKTRGNGAVAMTFKVDEELITEVKNTVLFYVDRLADFEHENTNPGVVFFEGDIPEELREFSLRALREHVKIEEAEMVAKKVEAEYFKFKVGRGIIGSLAAIGYPLERFTYELLAYREPDSWGTPRRVEGESVFSADRWSYPFTYDNVDPYKRSVLITPHGKDPVLVGIRGIDRGRVLQVFEMVKLGEPVAFHQLYKTNQNTDDHLIPKKIVELKLYDSAVVRGRVVGPYWERGRHVFFELEDETGRIRVAAFEPTKKFRNWVRKLLPGDEIIAAGGVKEHEGVLTLNLEKFYPVKLVPKVEYQKPRCPKCGGTMKSKGDYLKCKRCGFKMPKKLIPVEVPRDLKKRIYEVPPDARKHLSRPLVLPNGEDKLLELL
- a CDS encoding ABC transporter ATP-binding protein, whose product is MSKALHRVLQVGLAHKKYVFLLITLGAVSTLLSAAVPFYIQSLIENLGKMNTDDILKNIGIILLLYTASTIIYLYSGFVSNFAETKAAAWLKRKLFISTLLSENINPGDALSRIQSDTEIVGRMGMSLIPAIIIEAFSLIIGVTVIFRLNPYLGAVTLITLPVYGLSLRAFIHGLKLASSEERKRYSESVTAFKEGIDGRLDIKTLDAFDYLIKRVSERLDRWVNASKKVAFYSTASYGLQSYLSTILPLLVLLSGVVFVKNGMATLSSVIATFTYLGRVYYPVERFAFFWSSYHRAVPIIERIWEFIEIEPSLERPTCTPEDWGIELQGVSLSRERSQVLKEISERIAFGKNLGIVGPSGVGKTTLALIISGIIRPTKGKVKIGKCPPESLLGRELIYVPSQPYLFEGTVRENIALGKNLTDSEIVEILKTVELEELNPDLPIEEGGKNLSLGQRQRIALARALARNPRIIILDEATSGMDSEREARILQRLRKMEMTLITISHRLSTIREMEEIWVLEEGRILCRGRHEELFKSCEKYRELFKEQEKSKNALY